The Desulfovulcanus ferrireducens genome has a window encoding:
- the rdgC gene encoding recombination-associated protein RdgC: MGILSTSLSLTRYKIVENVPDTLWSEIQDRLLKFSFQDIDNTTDERSFGWVCFDNMLDSRWQTAPPTKGEFLAFALRLDTRRIPPAVLKKHFQIHLDEFRKKLKEQGQKYISREQKKELKEQVKLKLLTKTLPVPAFFDVVWDMQKNLVYFASTRPKVLELFEELFTKTFELHLEPQSPFFKALNILGQEQLPKIENLEPTIFV; the protein is encoded by the coding sequence ATGGGGATATTAAGCACCAGTCTTAGCCTGACCAGATATAAAATAGTGGAAAATGTGCCAGACACTCTCTGGTCAGAAATCCAAGATAGGTTACTTAAATTTTCTTTTCAGGATATCGATAACACAACAGATGAGCGTAGCTTTGGCTGGGTCTGCTTTGACAACATGTTAGATTCCCGATGGCAAACAGCACCACCGACAAAAGGTGAATTCCTGGCCTTTGCACTCAGACTGGATACCAGACGAATCCCACCGGCCGTGCTGAAAAAACATTTTCAGATACATTTAGATGAATTCAGAAAAAAGTTAAAAGAGCAAGGACAAAAATATATCTCCAGGGAACAAAAAAAGGAACTAAAAGAACAGGTTAAGCTAAAGCTGCTGACTAAAACGCTGCCTGTTCCTGCCTTTTTTGATGTAGTCTGGGACATGCAGAAAAATCTTGTCTATTTTGCCTCAACAAGACCCAAGGTCCTCGAACTATTTGAAGAACTTTTTACCAAGACCTTTGAGCTACACCTTGAACCTCAAAGTCCTTTTTTTAAAGCCCTGAATATTCTTGGTCAGGAGCAGCTGCCAAAAATTGAAAATTTAGAACCAACCATATTTGTTTAG